ctcctgtttttttgtttgtttgcttcctACATTTTGGTTTCTTATTAATAAGAAAGAACACAAAATGTAACATGGTAATAAGGGGTGTGCTAGATTTTGACTCGTTGATTTATTGTCttatcagataaaaaaaattaaggaaTTAAAGTCCAGCAAAGTTCAAGAGTAATCTGAATTTGGTGTTGGTAAAACTGATCATTTGATTGGTGCTGAAGTCCACATTTAATATCAGGTAAGATTTAAACAGGCAATGATCACGTTCCTCACCTGAGGGCAAACATCTTTCAGTATTAAACTTGTACATGTGCTCTTGTGgtcacttatttttttatttttttatttttttcagatttggCAGTTATGTATGTTTAAATAAgctattttgttgttttgtagaCAGAGGATGATGACAGCAGGTGGTGACAAAGATCCccagcaggaagaaaaaggtAGACATGGTTTCTATATAGATGCTAGTGTTCAGCACTTATTACTAAATGGCTACATGAGGATTTACTTTCCTGATAGATAGTAGTCTTGATGTGCAGTTCCTTGAGTTTGAAAAACTACATGCTTAGATGCTCCAGTTTTCAGATGAATAGCTTTTTAGGGAAGGAATTTATAGTCATCTTTTCCATTACATTTGTCCTCAAAATAGTTTTAACAGGGGTTATAAAATCATCAATTCATCCCTCTCCGAAAATGTGTATCTGTATTCTAGTGTGTGATATCCCAGTCTGCATGGTCTACTTGATTCCCTGGTACACCAGCTCAGCCATCCCATCCCTGATGCCCTTGCTGTACTCCAGCGTGGCCCGGTGGACCTTCCACTCATACAGGCCGCTCTTGCGAATGTGTCTGAGGAACTTTGGAGCCCCGGGAAACAGCACATTGTCGGCCAAGATCATGGACCCTTTTCCCAGCAGACCAGAGCCCTCCAGCATCTGTAACACATATCATGCAACTGCGGGAGTTGACGAGGTAACAATGGGAGTGATCACAactataacttactatacttGGTAAAATTTCAGGTATGTACATCACTAAAATAccttaattgtattttttaacaaaCTCGAAGTAAATATTCATCTTTATAGTTGTACTTAAATAGTCACATAGTGAACATACACAAAGTAGTTAGCTCATTCAGGCAACTTTTACCTTATCATCCAGCCATCATTTAAAGTTAGTGTCAAAGTCAgatgtatttgtgcatgtgggTCACACACTAGTTCAGCTCAACTTGCACATCTTAACCCGTCATACTTCCGACAGGACAATAAACTATGAGACAGCATTTTCATTAATATGGTAATATTCTTTCTAATGATTGATTCTATTTACCTGCAGATCAGGGCAGTAAGATTTCTTCCAGTGGTCCATGAAGACAAAATCCAGCCTTTCCAAACCATAGTCAGACCGCAGGCGAGGAATCACCTCATCAGATGGATTCACGATGAGCTCCACCTTGAGAACACACAGCATGAAGGTCTCAATGGTATAGTACTCGCCATATtcaatacatgaaataaaaatgtcccaaatttatgtaaaaacaaataatggtGTTGCCCCGTTGGTAGGTAATTTGGAGCTTTTATATGCTTTGGACATACAGTGAAATGTTGTCAATAGGTCACGTTTCTGATGTCTCACCGTGTCATCATCAAACCCTGCCAGGCGGATGATTTTCTCAGCGATGGCAGCATTCCTCTGGTCCATCTCGAGGCTGTAGAGTCTGGCACCCAGGGGCAAAGACCGGGCGATCCGCACGGTACTGTACCCGCAGTGAGCACCCAGCTCCAGCACTGTCAAAGGGCTCTGCTCCATCAGCAGGCGGTCCAGGATCTTCCCTGCAAACAGAGGAGCCAGACACATACAAGAACATACACATATGTACTGTACGTGTTTAGGCATTATTTAGACTTTCAAGTCATGTTGCTAATAGACAGAGAATTTGTTGGGTTATTTAAATGATCCCCTCACCCTTTTTAGGCCCAATGTTGCTGATGAACTCCATCTTGCTGCACCAGACATCAAAGGCGTCCAGGATGCTGTCAGGGTCTCCAGGGGTGGCATGAGTGAGAACATACTGGTAGGCACGCTCCTCTCGGCTCATGCCAGTCACACAGTCCTTCCATATCCTGACCAGGACCGCCCGATAGAACAGTGCAAAGTAGTAACGGTACCTGATGATCAGTGTCAGCAGGAGGGGGACAAAGGCCAGAGCGATAGCTGGAGACACCATCCTGTTTcatacagacagaaacacacacataaaagtaGATTCATTGGTTTGTAATGCTCAGTTATGTACAAAAATCTAATATATTTATGATGACAATGTGGAAGCCATGTGTCTCTTTAAATGAACTTTTACCCAAATGTTGTTCCAGAAACAGACTGAAGGACTTCTAAGCTTCTGTCCCCCTTTACACTCATTGCACAAGACCAGTGAATTCTTACTGTTTTATACAGATTAGAAGGTAATGTATGAAGATAAAGAGCAACTCTTTTTTATCTCACTTTATCAGTCTACAGGTGTGtcaaaaaattgttttttcttaatataCACTTACTGATGTCTTCATATTGAAAAAAGGGTTAAATGGGAAATCATCGCTCTCGCTTTTGCCACCTTTGGAATTTTATCATATGAATCAACAAAAGTGGAGCTGCACAAATCATTTCACTGCCAATTTGCAAGTATTTAGGCCCCAATCCTGACCTGCTTCAACCCTGCAACCCTTGGtagcaaggcattaaatgtGCCAAAATGTTTGGACTGATAAAATGTCTGGGAGGAGGTTGTAAGATTTTGAGTCATTTCAGGTGATCATCATTGATAATCAAAGCTTATCTGTGTTTTAAGACACAAACTCATTGTTCCTCCTTACTTCATGATTACGGTCAATGGTGACTCCACAATTCTTTCTGTGGTGTCAAGCCCCTTCTGCAGAGTGTGCCTTCTACACTCTTCAACGTATTAAATTATAAAAGCCACtaataattacagtaaaattCACAATTGTCAAGAGAAAAAGGAATAAATATGCATCACAGTAAACAATAGGATATATTATTGACTATTATGctattattatactattatatgactgaaataatagtaataatgatattgATGGAATCATCTTTACCTGAAAATGTTAGATTAAATGCATGTTGAGACAAATGCTCTCCAAGTTTTGAACAATGGGAGATGAAATCTACACAGAAGCAAGTGACAATGCTTTGCTCCTGTGGTGGACGTGAGAGAAAGTGCTGTCTCTCTAGATATTTCCACTGCACAGGTAACTGAAGACTCCACAGGTGCTCTGCTCCACACAGAACATcgtgatgtacagtatatgttacAACAAAATATTGGCTCCAACATAAAGACTCTGTTACTGTCCCGTGATAAACAGACAAACTTACCTGTTTCCAGAAAAGGTTTGGTGGGAGCAGAGCTGCTGCGCTGAGGATAGCAAAGATGAAAGTGGCACTTCAACTGAGACAAgtgcagaaagacagagaggtgtgtgtttgcgtgtgtgtaagAGAAGGTAAGAGACCTGAggatataaataatttatacatCACGTGCATGAGTAGTATATGCCCTGTAATTTTTTCCAGTTAACAGCTGTTGAAGCTGGTGTCAGTGTTAGCTGTTAAACATCACTCTTTGTCATTCTTGATAGGACATACAGTTAACCTCTTGTCCAGATATTTAGAATAGGACCAACACTAAAAAGGagcagacagtgagacagtgagaggcAGTGTGAAACAGACATTTGATATATCAAGTCAACATCAACAGGTGTGTGGTTGTATGGAGTCCAATTTCTTTTACTGAGTCATGATGGAAAGATCAAGAgaaactgcacacacaaagaaaaagcttATTTATGAAATACTATCTAATATTACTCAAcacaatataaatgttttttaatcaaagcttatttaaatgaataaaaatcaacCAAATATTTAAAGCCTACAATAGAATCATGTTGggtacaaataaatgtaataaaatacaaaaatagagACCAAACCCAAATCTAAATGATTTATTGTTCATATCATATCACATTTCCtgtcctgtctttcttttcagtGCTTCTCTTCTCATGTGACTTGAGATTATAGCATCCCAACATGTGATAATCACCCCCTTGTCTTTCAACATAAGTGTTTTCACCCATCTAACTACTGATGCTTGAGCGTCTGtgaaaaacaatgataaaataGTTGTAAATAGTCAAAGAAAAACGCAtgtttaatgtatatatataagtattaCGATAAAAGTTTAGTACagtttaagaaaatattttatcattacaGGAATAACAACAATTATACTGCTTCACCCCAAATATGTATCAGTAGAAAACTTGATGAGATCAGTCTATTACCAAAACCATTTTGTCTCTTCTATatacacaaatgtacacaaaaatacaaaaaaatacacaaatattgcCACAGCTGGAATTATATAAACCTTTGTGTGCCACTTGTAGAAGTAACTTTTGTCACAATGCCTCTGTCACACTAAAAGAATTACGGTCTAATAACTTTACAGCAAGTTGCAGAAATGCCTGCTCTCTGtttgttgtcattgaaaagcTAAGTCCATTTTCAGTACAAAGAAAACCTCTTGGTTTGTCAGTTTGTAAAAATGATGCTCGATTTTACTTGAGGGAACACAAACACGgtgaataatgaaaattatgGTGTCATGATAAATTTGGTAACAACTTCATATGACACAAAATAATACGTACTTAGTGCTGAAGATTTGATTGGTTATTGATTGAGTGGTGTTTTCAGAGTTAATCAGGAACAAATAATTGAGAAAGTCATTACATAGTATCTAAGAATCTGTGCGTGTGATTTATTCAGTGTTACTTTACGAACTACTTGTTTCCTGATGTGTTCCTTACTTTTTCTTTGGTAACCAAAGACCACAAAGCATCGTCCATGAGGCAGGACTACAGTGGTTGATGACTCCCTGTCTACAGCTCTGGACAGGGCTGTTTAAGGAGAGCTCTGATAAACTTCTTCAACTCTTTGTCCCCTCTGGTCCACCTCACCAGCCGAGTCAACACCAGCCTTCCCTCTTCAGCCTGAGCAAGGGCCAGGTACCATCCACCTGGAGCCCCATACCCGTCCTTCCCTCCTTTAGCGTGTCCTTTACCCATCTGTTCCTCCTCCAACACCCTGTCTTCGTTTGTGTCTGTAGAGTCTAGGCCAGGACAGGTACAGGTGCCTCCTTCTTGCAGCCACAAAGCACTGTGGGCCATTGCGCCTCCGACCCCTTCGGCCCTCTCCGCACCTCCCCCTGCCCACCTCAGAATGCGGCTGCGGGCCATAGGCACCAGCTGACGGTCCCCTCCCACCGTCGACACACTGCCCAGACGCATCTTAAATGctgcaacagagacagagaaaacatgatttAACAGGTGTCATATCAgacacattgtaaaaaaaacctcTCTATCGCTGTGATAAGATGACTTGTTCTGTGGCCTGCTTTGTGAGAATCAAGTTTGAAAAAAAGTTGAGTAGTAATACAGATCTTAGAAAAAGGTATGTACAGTATTGTGTAGTCTACATTATCTACATCAGATTGTTCTCACCATATGGACTGTGGCAGAAGTTTTCCTGGATGTCAGTCTGTCCCTCAGCAGCAAGACTGCAGGCATCACAGATTACACTGCCTGGGGGGTGGAAAATAGAGGTGATTAGATAACTGTGAGTGTCTCTGCAGAGGggatgtaaaataaaatcacagtggTGGAGTAGGACTGCTGCTTTTGCAGACACTCTGATTCTGGATCAGAAACTCCAGAATCAATGCATGCAAAACAACCTTAGGATAAAATAggatcaaataaaacattggtCTCCTGAATACAAAAACctactgaacacaaacagatcCATCCACTGACCTTTCAGCGCCTCCTCGTGCTTCACCTCCTCTGCCGTCCGCCCCTCCTGCTCTCCGGTTGCCGGGATACAGAGCTCGGTCCCGCGCGGGAACCGGGTGCAGTTAAACATCTCGGGCCAGGGAAACCCGAAGGCGCTCATGACGGGAACACAGCCGTCCCGCACGGCCTCGCACAGGCTCCTGCAGGGGCTGACCGGCCCGCTGAGCTCCGGCAGACACACCGGGGCGAACAGCGAGCACAGGAACTTCTTGGTGTCCCGGTGGCAGAGCTTGGAGATGAGGGGCAGCCAGGCTGCCGACTGCTGCTGGGCCTCTCTCAGCGAATCATGGCCGAGCAAGTTAGGGATCCGCATGTGCCTGTAGCCGATCCCGTGGCACAGAGACAGGGTGCTCGGGATAGGTTTACACACCGAGCGGAGCGAGGAGCTGAACCCGAGCGACGGCGGCCCGAGGTGGGCAGGAGCCACGGTGTCAGAAGCACGAGAAGCTCCAAACAGCACAACAAAGCTGagcaaaaaaacagacattgtttttgttacagCGAGCACAGAGTGAAGTCAAAAAAGCTGCGGCACTTCTGCCTGGACTTGACCGGCTTGTAGGTGTAAACAAAGAGGTGTGGAGGAAACGGGGGGTAAATGAGAGGGCAGGCGCCTCCCAGTCATCAACCCAGCCCATCAGACTGGTGCCTGCCTGACAACGGGGGCATGtactgtttgtttctttggttCGTCATTCATGTTGTAAACTGGAAACTTTGTGGTAGACACATAGCCGGACAATGATGGTGCACTGAAGTACAGACATTTCTATAAACAAAAGGCAGACTCTACACTTTGTTTAcacatttgataaataaaataaatgttttcaaaagCCATTCTTTCTCCATCTTCAGCATTATTGTACATTCTGTTAATTATATTTGTACAATCTTGAGGATATGAACATTTCGTAATATGTCAACACTGTCAACATTTGAAGTTCAGGcctattttatttcattttatgcagTATTCACAGCCTTTGTatatacttttttctttttctattttttggCAATTTCTTAGGCAACAGGATTCAAATGCTTTGTAGATCCATAATAACTTCAATCAGCATAATCTTCAAGTTTTTAGGTTTTGAAAAGGGagaaacatttataaaacagaCTATACAGCTGCCTATAATTTGCTCATGTTTGTAAGAAATGAATACATATTTGAACAGAATAGGATgctgttttagtgtgtgtagCGTTACCTGTCAGTACTGGAAATAAAGTAAAGTGTGTGGTACTCTGTCATCATACTCAGCCAGAGGGTGTCATAGaccctttcatttttttccaaggAGACTGCCACATGTGCACCAACAAGCCTCATCCTGTTGCCGTCTATCACCCTTGTCGTCTCACTCAACTTGGCCTTGGACAGTATTCCACAGCAAAACCCGAGGAGGGAAACAATTGAAAGCTTTAGAAGAGCTATAGAACAAAGAAGACACTACTGAACAGCCAGTCGGCATTAAATCAGCCAACCTATAAAGCTTACAGTCACTTTTAAAAttgggagtgtgtgttgtgtttctcaTTTTCCAGCTTCACCAACCTCATGTTCCTGTGTAGTCTCCAGCACTAAATCAACATATTTAGGGGATGACCGTGCACCCCTACAGCCCAAGAGAGAAAGCTCTTATTGTGCATACACCAGTCTTTAGTTCAACTGAATTAAACAGCAAAGCAAAatcagtcacaaaaacatatgtACCATACATATATTCTATATGTAACTAATGTATTGTAAAAGGTTGTTGATttgtgaggaaaacaaaaggaaaacctAAGTAAAGTTGTTTGGTGTTTAAAAGTTACACAAGACTACAACGCATGATGTTGTATGAACGTCTATCAATCAATTATAAATTCTGAAGGGATGAAGATTTTGAATTGATTCATAAAAAGTGCTTGTATTGGATTGGTACTCTGTATCAgccaaaaaaaacctcagtttTGCTAAGGTGAGAAAACATCAGATGGGTGCATCCCTATTAGCACATGCAATAGGCACAGCTCTCGTGTAGAATATTGGTATTGTTCAATACAGACCTTACAGAAACAGCTATGCAATTCTGTGTGTCCATAGGTCAGCAAAAAAGGGACAAGGTGTCACTCATACATATTACAGGATGAAAGTTTAAGGTTTGcccaaactgaaaaaaatattcttatttttgtcatttttcaaaatatttttttaacaaggCCTACagtttttacattaaaacacattcttCTCAAAGCACATGCATTATGTATTAGTGCAATGCTACTGTGACAATGCTAATGAAGTGGCAAGTGACAGGAAGAAccacacaacaggacaacattCACAACAACACAGTCAGACGACACAtcagaggcctgtactacagGCAGGATTTGGAGTTGACAAACTAACCTCATGTTTAATCCTGGGTTTCCAGGGTTACAGTGGGTCACATTTTACTGTAGGTTAGTTGTGCAGCATAAGCATAAGCACAATAAAGCCTACACTAGTTATGTAACTTAACTGAAACCTCgaactgaaattaaatgatgatCTTGCTCAtatgtttattgtgtttatctatttattaatttaacaaaTCTCACGGTTGAAATTTGCACCATCACATGACGAAGGCCACGGCCGCTTCTCAAGTACCGGAAGTGGTCGTTGTGTTGTTgcaccacagctgctgtcatgtgATAGCTCGACCGAGGAGCTGCTGTTGACAGTAGCTTCCCTACCTTTGGATGAAGCTAACACATAACCGCGAAGGAAAGAAGTTTTATGTTTGTTGGAGAGGATAAAACACGGCTCCATTTCTGACGGAGAACAGGGAAGCTGGGGTTGTGTAGCTTCGACCCTTGGACGCTGCCATGGGTTGCTGTTACAGCAGCGAGAACGAGACCACAGAGCAGGTAGCTGTTAGCCGCTAAGTGGCTAAAACTGTCCCGATAAATACAAGATGGGTTATTAAGGAAACAATATGTGTAATATAATTGTATTCATAGAGTATgtttaatacataaaaatgcattttaggGACTGTGCCGAGGTTACCAAGTGACCGCTGTTTTGTTGGTTAAAGTTATATGACACCTATAAAGTAGCTTTAGCTAATTAGCCTCAGCCTACGGGTAAGGCCTGGTCCAAAGCAGCCTGGGAAGTTGGCACATAGATGAAAAATGGTTATAGATATGAAGAGCTGTGCAGATCTGCATGCTTGAAAGAAAACTACAAATGGCAGCTTATTTACAGCCACTTTTACGACCAGCAGGGAATgataatttatattttagttattttaattCTTTCCTGAAACATGGAGAGTAGTGGGTTACTACTAAATTACTCAGTCCTCAGTTGTGACATTTAGAGGTACACCACCAACAGAGGTGACTTATATTCTGGGTACCGTGTTTTTGATGTATGCTATGTCATATGACTCCCATGCTATTTTTAGTTTGCGGAAACAGCTCCTTTTCAGCCTCATGCGGAATATTTTCCTCATGCAGTTTATCTTAACAATAGCAATTGGAGTGCAATGGAAATAATTCTTAACCTCTCCTATTGAGTTATGCCCATATATTGCGCATTAGTCTGAAAATGTAGCTTATTTGGTTGTATTTATCATCACTTAATAGAATTGTGCTGCTTGTTCAAGTCAATGTCAACTTGATTATTTTCAATGATTCAGTCAGGTTTTACTTGCATTAAGTGAACTACTATAGGATTAGTTGGAACTGTTTTTCAGGTGTAATTCAATTTAGAGAGGGTGGTTGACTACAGGgatgtttattttgaatttattttctgaagGTGGGCTGACAgttgtgcatgcacacacacacacacacacacacacacacacacacacacacacacacacagacagacaggaaagaatCCCTTCTCACATGGCACTGATGTTCTGGgatattttaactgtttaactgaTAGTATTAGTTGGTCAAAATTTGTATTGTAAGCTGTTAGTTATGAACAACCCTAGTTAAGGAACTTGGTTCATGACTCCCGTAATGTTTTTCTGTGAGTGCAAGAACTGGGAACTGAGCTTTGAACATTTTCTACAAGGCTTGTAATGATGTTTTTACCATGTGTGTTATTTGATAACTAATACTTTTTTCACAACATCTAATTGTTATGTTGTAACATAACACTTTAATTTTTGTATCCAGTGGAGAAACCACAGTTA
The Seriola aureovittata isolate HTS-2021-v1 ecotype China chromosome 4, ASM2101889v1, whole genome shotgun sequence genome window above contains:
- the sfrp2l gene encoding secreted frizzled-related protein 2-like; amino-acid sequence: MSVFLLSFVVLFGASRASDTVAPAHLGPPSLGFSSSLRSVCKPIPSTLSLCHGIGYRHMRIPNLLGHDSLREAQQQSAAWLPLISKLCHRDTKKFLCSLFAPVCLPELSGPVSPCRSLCEAVRDGCVPVMSAFGFPWPEMFNCTRFPRGTELCIPATGEQEGRTAEEVKHEEALKGSVICDACSLAAEGQTDIQENFCHSPYAFKMRLGSVSTVGGDRQLVPMARSRILRWAGGGAERAEGVGGAMAHSALWLQEGGTCTCPGLDSTDTNEDRVLEEEQMGKGHAKGGKDGYGAPGGWYLALAQAEEGRLVLTRLVRWTRGDKELKKFIRALLKQPCPEL
- the tomt gene encoding transmembrane O-methyltransferase homolog; this encodes MVSPAIALAFVPLLLTLIIRYRYYFALFYRAVLVRIWKDCVTGMSREERAYQYVLTHATPGDPDSILDAFDVWCSKMEFISNIGPKKGKILDRLLMEQSPLTVLELGAHCGYSTVRIARSLPLGARLYSLEMDQRNAAIAEKIIRLAGFDDDTVELIVNPSDEVIPRLRSDYGLERLDFVFMDHWKKSYCPDLQMLEGSGLLGKGSMILADNVLFPGAPKFLRHIRKSGLYEWKVHRATLEYSKGIRDGMAELVYQGIK